caaaaatgataatataatgtttaattcGATAAAGTCACAGATAGGTATAAATTTAcgctgtattttttattttaggcgTCGTTGCATTTATTACGTACTATCGCTGTTATTCTTTAAAAGAATTAAAGGAAGACGAAGAAAACTCCATCGATGACATTGAGTTgaacaataagaaaaataaggaTACTGTTAGTCATGATATTTCCAAGCAAGCAAAACCCATTCAGGAATCCAATGTATCAGAACCCAATGCAAGGTAATTTTAAGATAACTaagttttttatctgtttataaaagttagtttcatcaaaattacttACCTTATTTACCACAAATTTCAGGTCTAAAAGACACAGGAAAAAGAGAAACACAAAAAAAGTAACACCTATGCAGTCACTACCTTTAAATGAGATGCAAAACCCAGATAAAAAATTCTTATTGGAACATTGGATAGGTGCATCCAAAACTCCTACTTTTCCTACTACACCTGCGACCAACACGAGCATGGATATTTCAAACATTGAAGTTTATACGGTAGAAAACACCCCACAGACTTTTTCCGTACAACGAGAcgaacttaaatataatagaagCAATAAcagaataatgaaaaaatacaaaactgtATGCTCACCAACGGAATTGATGTTGAAATTATCtgcaattgaaaatattgaaagctCGATTGATGAAATAACttcaaacaatataaacatacagaaaAGAAGAGGTATTTGTTCTTCAGATGAATTAAGggatgaattaataaatataaatatggacATTGTGAACGAAGCTTTTATGAAATCCTTGAAAACAGATCGTAGTTCAGAAATAAGTCACGATACCGATGGTTCCAATAAGAAGACTTCTTCAGATTCCATAGATATGGACTTAGATTTAAGTTTTAGTGATATTAACAGTTCcgatataaatacttttaatgagaatattgtacaaaaattgtgtttgagcgcattaaaaaacattaaagtaGGGAATCAGGATGctgatattgaaaatatacaacgtATAGCAttggatattttaaaagaaatgtatacaaaaaagGACAAAAGCAAAAGTAGAATCGCAAAAGATACTTCAAGTGTAAAGAATCGTGACTTAGACACTCCGACAGAAATGTTATCAGTTCATGATTATGAAAATATCTGCGCAGTTAATATTGCAAGGGAAGCTTGGGGTTTACGATCTTGGAACGGTTATTcagatattgaaaattggcaacATGATGGAAGCGTAGTTAGAGATAGAAGGACGGATACGTTTACATCCGAAAGTTCTGAAATTAGTAGTTGCTTATCTCaggaattaaaaaatgcaattttatcTGCACCACCATTTTCCAAAAGAACACCTACCTATTCTAATATATCAATGAAATTCGATAGAAGTAATCAAGAAGACTATGCAGATTCAACAATTTGTCAGTCAACAGATGAAACATTCCTAGCGAAGCCATGTGTTCTAGATGTAAATAAAGATCCTAATCATCTTGAACCAATATTAGAAGAATTAGATGATCTATGTGACATAGATTCTCCAACTAAGAAAAGGTTGAATTCTGAAAGCTCTTTAGTAGCTACTATAGATGAAATTAGGAAAGCTTTTGTTACCAATTCACCTAAACACATATATCACAGGCGAGATCATGTATGGGATTCCCCTCATTCAAGTACGTCAGTAACAATCGAAAATACATTAAAGCAAGCTCTGTGGAAGGAGCCTTCCAAATTTGATTCTAGCAATATAATGGATTCATTgccagaaaaagaaaatatctgCAACATGTCCCATGGCTATAAATACGATACAAATAAAGTAACAACCAAGTTAGGAATTGCGCCTccaatagatttattttatccagGTAATGATCCGATTGGCAATCACGATTCCAAGAGACGggtgaaattaaatgaatgcAATATAAAACTGCAAAAtaagaagataaataatagGACAGAACATCTTCAAGATCTTTCAAACAAAGATATAGATATGCTATGGCAACTTGTGTCTGTAAATTCATTACCACATAGTTCAGTTGAAGACCTAACATCAAATCGAATATCAACTTCATTGCAGTCATTAATACAAAAAGACTCATCTGTGACGCCAATAGCacctaaaataacaaatataaaaaaaagtgtcaGAAGTAAACCAAGgcgaaaattttcaattttgagaGAAAGATTTGaaccaaaaattaatttacattctgATAAGGAAGTTCTTTGTCTCGGTACAGAAACTTTATCTTATTCTGCGGACACGAACATTGTTAACGTGAAAAATGATTTGGACCGTGACCGTAATGACAAATCCCGGGTAGACATGAAAACTAACTCTCAAACTGTTGATTCCATGTCTACTAAAAGTATTAAAGAAAAGAGGTCCCTGTTTATGAAACAGGTGTTAAGCCCACCgaaattcaatacaaaattaagaCATAAAATGTAAGATTCCTCTTCATGAAAAAAGtatgagtaaaaaaaaaacaaagatctCACGACTTATGTAGtcattaaacaatataaaagtagAAAAAGAATGCTCAATGACGTGACGTATGGTGAATATAGGTATAGTATACAGCTATATAGCTTCTActcttataattttatttttgtaagtctttgaataatattttaataagatttaGCAAAGaactatgtataaaaaaatattaagtagtatttaatcatgaaaatctgtgatGTTTGTGCCTTTCGTTAACTCTAATTGCCAGTATTTTTAGACAATTAGACAATTTGGATTCGTTTAACTCAGTGATGTtacgaaaatatttgaataataatttggtTAGGGCCAGCCCGATCTCCAGTgagaatttcattataaaattttcggaaatattcaattcaaaGCAGCTGAAAATTTCTCAGTAGTACAGCtatgatgaaaaattattttaaaaattgtgcaAGAATAATTTTACTGCAGGAAGAAagtagattttaaataaaagaaaaaataataaaatacaactataataaatataattaagctTAATTGCTAGTAAATATTTGCCATAATTAGTATAATTGTTTTCACATGTCATAATTATTtcgtaaatattcaaaatataactttgaaaCAGTTTCGTTTTATTTGCCTAATTTTATAGCATTTATAATGCAACTTCTTATAAATAGGTTTTGTTGGTAGTAGTGACAAAAGACTATCacattctattttaataaatatactttacacATAAACGATCACCTTGTGTTTTATTatccataattttattgcttttatacAGCTTATTTTCCAATTGTCAGTCTTTACaaagtatttcattatttatatcaccaaaatttccataaatgcaagaaaaggaaaatttttaataaattagaattcagttaagaaatataaatgattttcaaCATCTGTTTCTGTAAACAGTCAAATCGTTTGTAGATATAGGACGGCTGATcacgtttattatttttataagctaataaattagtataataattgttaatttctttttataacatttatagtCACCAATATTAACATAACTTATCTTAAAACATAtgattatgtatgtttatattgaattatactttatacatacttttataaatc
This genomic interval from Plodia interpunctella isolate USDA-ARS_2022_Savannah chromosome 18, ilPloInte3.2, whole genome shotgun sequence contains the following:
- the LOC128677478 gene encoding uncharacterized protein LOC128677478 produces the protein MAEAYRYSLNNKTNRETTNQDENFCILNVLCVFISLVTILADLTTDILVFAEYCHGGQLYWGLATILLILLPNFVVNTFSLRWYINDQKFNLHHWITHGLLVGFIERYFIFIYKVFACKNIEAIKTKKYVEQRNDLSLLHFLYVFSGTIPQIILHSYAIVILDGIFYTKVFALSASIASVTWSCTTYIYNKAVNSNEMKKWTTFLLKVVWNFGVLLSRIPSILIFSIIFGIWTLIPLGLHWMAMSFWIILQKTTFCSNKFEKTLYNLVIGFVYCFCYIDLAEGNTRYRLMMFYTLILTQNFGTLLLYVSISDSIELVKTWFIGSTICILVGTIIGVVAFITYYRCYSLKELKEDEENSIDDIELNNKKNKDTVSHDISKQAKPIQESNVSEPNARSKRHRKKRNTKKVTPMQSLPLNEMQNPDKKFLLEHWIGASKTPTFPTTPATNTSMDISNIEVYTVENTPQTFSVQRDELKYNRSNNRIMKKYKTVCSPTELMLKLSAIENIESSIDEITSNNINIQKRRGICSSDELRDELININMDIVNEAFMKSLKTDRSSEISHDTDGSNKKTSSDSIDMDLDLSFSDINSSDINTFNENIVQKLCLSALKNIKVGNQDADIENIQRIALDILKEMYTKKDKSKSRIAKDTSSVKNRDLDTPTEMLSVHDYENICAVNIAREAWGLRSWNGYSDIENWQHDGSVVRDRRTDTFTSESSEISSCLSQELKNAILSAPPFSKRTPTYSNISMKFDRSNQEDYADSTICQSTDETFLAKPCVLDVNKDPNHLEPILEELDDLCDIDSPTKKRLNSESSLVATIDEIRKAFVTNSPKHIYHRRDHVWDSPHSSTSVTIENTLKQALWKEPSKFDSSNIMDSLPEKENICNMSHGYKYDTNKVTTKLGIAPPIDLFYPGNDPIGNHDSKRRVKLNECNIKLQNKKINNRTEHLQDLSNKDIDMLWQLVSVNSLPHSSVEDLTSNRISTSLQSLIQKDSSVTPIAPKITNIKKSVRSKPRRKFSILRERFEPKINLHSDKEVLCLGTETLSYSADTNIVNVKNDLDRDRNDKSRVDMKTNSQTVDSMSTKSIKEKRSLFMKQVLSPPKFNTKLRHKM